One Megalops cyprinoides isolate fMegCyp1 chromosome 4, fMegCyp1.pri, whole genome shotgun sequence genomic window carries:
- the gcn1 gene encoding eIF-2-alpha kinase activator GCN1 isoform X2, translating to MAADTQVSETLKRFAVKVTTASVRERREVLGELKECVSGKELPEPAIKGLCKLFCLTLHRYRDAASRRAVLSVIGLLADSQPVVTATSLLHCLLNSGVISKSGLPSKSTGAAASMAMSWTCLLARTVFPTPEKREGPVWKKLVEVQSLLLAEVVGGAQRNAVKSVLKNLSQLWKENPGLADQYMSTLLSLDQNPSSLALLGVCVDFCTSQKDTATIEKHKGALLDLYLKTVLMSKSRPHQHILERSSSVLRHVSHSEFKEQLLPALQKAMLRSPENCMQTISCLLAAVTLDLSQYAMDIGKGIASQLKANNPQLMEQAVQALQNLAQQCSDPSAVQDVVTHLFNILGGSEGKLTVFAQKISVLSGIGSCSHHAVSGSSSQTLSSAITVLFIPYLQQEVHEGTLVHAVGVLSQWSGRLTVEVPRPLLDWLKKAFTLKISTSPVRHAYLQAMLGAFRGDTLAQAGELVPLLIQTVEKAAAQNSQHALLSEGMAAAVMLCRLSLLDTQTEAKLAGFWNLILDEKKPLFTTEKFLSQASEEALCTVLQLCERLVLDHSHRLTNSKSQMYHHAVVVVLLSRSWRVRKQAQLTVKKLLSSLGGSSLALGLLGELRVVINTHKVLPPELLLSESGELTDLGRSYTPPRILKEALCVICSVAGQQNDPAEAERLATEVLIVAHHPSIEAARLGLWPVLLSQMNINAADFIDKHLDSILPRLLDSNTDNQAVRNAVGALSVLSPGKLLPRVVEHVTEWLSNPALQQVTREEYAIMHTPEGELYDKSIIQSAQQESAKIGNLKRENKAYSFKEQIIELELQQEIKKKKGIKEEVQLTSKQKELMQNQLEKEAAIRKRLQGLDMELQCAVGLLEAVLSRRPLHLSWQLPGVLQIGMPLLHSPLAAPRLRQLFLDIGVCLMPQELRHLGVLVGQVTLRLLKPECPLDEAWGQEDLGVATQRTIQLLHAHTVPQREGKADVSRLSAPAFSFCFPLLHAVLSQPPGASEEAESMLVQALQVINEHAQLRSQADNPDLLVDENGPELLPRVNMLKLLTKVISTGAPRLQVLASHCLTSVCASAGGGQGCALAEQAEIDVLLQALLSPCFSVRDAALRGLLELELALPTDSAEASGLSVLRRLWVARFDVEEEGRALAEKLWESLCLELVPDLCSLLIGDVTHHEEAVRTAGAEALSSAVSQYRGQAPAVLGQLTELYHQKLYRPPPVLDALGRVISEAPPDQWEARCGIALALNKLSQYLDESQVTPLFLFFVPDALNDRHPEVRRCMLDAALSALNTHGKDNVSSLLPVFEEFLKNAPQDASYDSVRQSVVILMGSLAKHLDKSDPKVKPIVGKLIAALSTPSQQVQESVASCLPPLVPAIKEDAGGMVQNLLLLLLESDKYAERKGAAYGLAGLVKGLGILALKQQDIMSTLTDAIQDKKNFRRREGALFAFEMLCNMLGKLFEPYVVHVLPHLLLCFGDGNQYVREAADDCAKAVMRNLSAHGVKLVLPSLLVALEEESWRTKAGSVELLGAMAYCAPKQLSSCLPSIVPKLTEVLTDSHVKVQKAGQQALRQIGSVIRNPEILAITPILLDALTDPSRKTHHCLQTLLDTKFVHFIDAPSLALIMPIVQRAFQDRSTDTRKMAAQIIGNMYSLTDQKDLSPYLPSVIPGLKASLLDPVPEVRTVSAKALGAMVKGMGESCFEDLLPWLMETLASEQSSVDRSGAAQGLAEVMAGLGVEKLEKLMPDVVQTASKVDIASHVRDGYIMMFIYLPLTFGDKFTPYVGPIIPCILKALADENEYVRDTALRAGQRIISMYAETAIALLLPELEQGLFDDLWRIRFSSVQLLGDLLFHISGVTGKMTTETASEDDNFGTAQSNKAIIGALGAERRNRVLSGLYMGRSDTQLVVRQASLHVWKIVVSNTPRTLREILPTLFTLLLGFLASTCPDKRTIAARTLGDLVRKLGEKILPEIIPILEEGLRSDKSDERQGVCIGLSEIMKSTSKDAVLVFSESLVPTVRKALCDPLEEVREAAAKTFEQLHATIGHQALDDILPALLRQLEDEETAEFALDGLKQVMAVKSRSVLPYLVPKLTAPPVNTRVLAFLSAVAGDALTRHLGVILPALLSSLKDKLGTEEGQQELCSCQTVILAVDDEAGQRIIIEDLLEATRGPDAGLRQASVTMLNAYFARTRLDYSAHTRTLLSGLIRLLNDPNPEVLLQSWDTINSITKKLDAGSQLALIDDLHRDIRSAGAEAKGQHLPGFCLPKKGVTCILPVLREGVLTGSPEQKEEAARALGGVIRLTSPEALRPSVVNITGPLIRILGDRFSWTVKTALLETLTLLLAKVGIALKPFLPQLQTTFLKALQDSSRAVRLRAAEALGQLVSIHSKVDPLFSEQLSAIRNAEDSGVRETMLQALRFVIQGAGSKVDPAIRKNITTTLLGMLGHDEDATRMSSAGCVGELCAFLSEEELRSVLLQHTLADMSGVDWMVRHGRSLALAIAVKAAPGQLCGEEYGAAVLDAVLASATADRIPIATSGIRAMGYLMKHQLNSEGGAGVSPRIISQFAKCLQNQSSDIRLVTERVLWWVCRDPATPALDPSLVKPLLKSLLDNTKDKNTSVRAQSEHTIVSLLRLRQGDELLQSVSAILDSASNDLLSECSRRSLKKICSLPDSNEEIDDTILT from the exons ATGGCAGCGGACACgcag GTTTCAGAAACCTTGAAGAGATTCGCTGTGAAGGTGACAACAGCCAGCGTGAGAGAGCGGAGAGAGGTCCTAGGAGAGCTAAAAGAATGTGTCAGCGGCAAAG AGCTGCCAGAGCCAGCCATCAAGGGTCTGTGCAAGCTCTTCTGTCTCACCCTTCACAGATACAG GGATGCGGCCTCCCGCCGGGCTGTGCTGTCCGTTATTGGCCTCCTGGCGGATTCTCAGCCCGTCGTCACAGCAACCAGCCTCCTACACTGCCTTCTCAATAGCGGAGTCATCAGCAAGAGTGGGTTACCCAG TAAGAGTACAGGGGCCGCTGCATCCATGGCCATGTCCTGGACCTGCCTCCTGGCCCGCACTGTGTTCCCCACcccagagaagagagagggaccCGTCTGGAAGAAACTG GTGGAGGTCCAGAGTCTGCTGCTGGCGGAGGTGGTGGGCGGAGCCCAACGCAATGCCGTCAAATCAGTCCTCAAGAACCTCAGTCAGCTGTGGAAGGAG aaccCGGGCCTGGCGGATCAGTACATGAGCACCCTGCTCAGTTTGGATCAGAACCCCAGCTCACTGGCcctgctgggagtgtgtgtggacTTCTGTACATCGCAAAAAGACACGGCCACCATTGAGAAACACAAG GGTGCTCTGCTGGACCTGTACCTAAAGACTGTCTTAATGAGCAAGAGCAGACCGCACCAGCACATCCTG GAGAGGAGCAGCTCTGTTCTGCGGCACGTCTCCCACTCCGAGTTcaaggagcagctgctgccCGCCCTGCAGAAGGCCATGCTGCGCAGCCCGGAGAACTGCATGCAGA ccatTTCCTGCCTTCTGGCCGCCGTGACCCTTGACCTCAGTCAGTATGCCATGGATATTGGGAAGGGCATCGCCA GCCAGCTGAAGGCCAACAACCCTCAGCTGATGGAGCAGGCTGTGCAGGCCTTGCAGAACCTGGCCCAGCAGTGCAGTGACCCGAGCGCCGTGCAGGACGTCGTCACGCACCTCTTCAACATCCtcggag GTTCAGAGGGGAAACTCACAGTCTTTGCTCAGAAGATCAGCGTCCTGTCAG GGATTGGCAGCTGCAGTCACCATGCTGTGTCAGGATCGTCCAGTCAGACGCTCAGCTCCGCCATCACAGTGCTCTTCATCCCTTACCTGCAGCAGGAAG tgcacGAGGGCACCCTGGTGCACGCAGTGGGAGTCCTGTCCCAGTGGAGCGGGCGGCTCACTGTGGAGGTCCCTCGGCCCCTGCTGGACTGGCTGAAGAAGGCCTTCACCCTGAAGATATCCACCTCGCCTGTGCGCCACGCCTACCTCCAGGCCATGCTGGGGGCCTTCAGAG GTGACACTCTGGCACAGGCTGGCGAGCTCGTGCCCCTCCTCATACAGACAGTAGAGAAGGCAGCCGCTCAgaactcccagcatgccctgctCTCAGAGGGCATGGCTGCTGCCGTGATGCTGTGCCGGCTGTCTCTTCTGGACACGCAAACCG AGGCAAAGCTGGCTGGTTTCTGGAACCTGATACTGGATGAGAAGAAACCATTATTCACCACAGAGAAGTTCCTCTCACAGGCCAGTGAGGAAG CCCTGTGTACAGTACTGCAGCTTTGTGAGAGACTCGTCTTGGACCATTCCCATAGGCTCACCAACTCCAAGTCCCA GATGTATCACCATGCcgtggtggtggtgctgctgtCGCGGAGTTGGCGGGTCCGCAAACAGGCCCAGCTCACCGTCAAAAAACTGCTCTCTTCCCTGGGCGGCTCGAGCCTAGCCCTCGGCCTTCTGGGAGAGCTGCGGGTCGTCATCAACACGCATAAG GTGTTACccccagagctgctgctgtccgAGTCGGGGGAACTGACAGACCTGGGCCGCTCCTACACTCCCCCCCGCATCCTGAAGGAGGCGCTGTGTGTCATCTGCTCCGTGGCGGGCCAGCAGAACGACCCAGCCGAAGCCGAGCGCCTGGCCACCGAGGTCCTCATTGTGGCCCACCATCCCTCCATAG AAGCTGCTCGTTTGGGGCTGTGGCCGGTCCTGCTCTCACAGATGAACATCAACGCCGCCGACTTCATCGACAAACACCTGGACTCCATATTGCCCCGTCTGCTGGACAGCAACACtgacaaccag GCGGTGCGGAACGCGGTGGGCGCCCTGTCAGTGCTGTCCCCGGGGAAGCTGCTCCCGCGGGTGGTGGAGCACGTGACGGAGTGGCTGAGCAACCCGGCCCTGCAGCAGGTCACCCGCGAGGAGTACGCCATCATGCACACACCAGAGGGGGAGCTCTACGACAAGAGCATCATCCAGAG cgCTCAGCAGGAGAGCGCCAAGATCGGCAACCTGAAGAGGGAGAACAAGGCCTACTCCTTCAAGGAGCAGATCAtcgagctggagctgcagcag GAGATCAAGAAGAAGAAGGGCATTAAAGAGGAGGTGCAGCTGACCAGCAAGCAGAAGGAGCTGATGCAGAaccagctggagaaggaggcCGCCATTCGCAAGAGGCTGCAGGGG ctgGACATGGAGCTGCAGTGTGCGGTTGGCCTGTTGGAGGCGGTGTTGAGCCGGAGGCCTCTGCACCTCTCCTGGCAGCTCCCGGGGGTCCTGCAGATCGGGATGCCCCTCCTGCACTCGCCCCTGGCCGCCCCCCGCCTGCGCCAGCTCTTCCTGGACATCGGGGTGTGCCTGATGCCCCAGGAGCTGCGCCACCTGG GTGTGCTGGTGGGACAGGTGACCCTGCGCCTGCTGAAGCCGGAGTGCCCCCTGGACGAGGCGTGGGGCCAGGAGGACCTGGGCGTGGCCACCCAGCGCACCATCCAGCTGCTGCACGCCCACACCGTCCCGCAGCGGGAGGGCAAGGCCG ACGTCTCGCGCCTCTCCGCCCCAGCCTTCTCCTTCTGCTTCCCGCTGCTGCACGCCGTGCTCAGCCAGCCGCCCGGCGCCAGCGAGGAGGCAGAGAGCATGCTGGTCCAGGCGCTGCAGGTGATCAACGAGCACGCCCAGCTCCGCTCCCAGGCTGACAACCCCGACCTGCTGGTGGACGAG AATGGCCCGGAACTACTTCCCCGTGTCAACATGCTGAAGCTCCTTACTAAGGTGATATCCACTGGCGCCCCCCGGCTGCAG GTGCTGGCCTCTCACTGCCTGACGTCAGTGTGTGCCAGCGCGGGAGGCGGGCAGGGCTGTGCTCTGGCGGAGCAGGCCGAGATCGACGTCCTGCTGCAGGCTCTGCTGTCCCCCTGCTTCTCTGTGCGGGACGCCGCCCTGAGG GGGCTgttggagctggagctggcccTGCCCACAGACAGCGCAGAGGCCAGCGGGCTGAGCGTGCTGCGGAGGCTCTGGGTGGCACGTTTCGACGTGGAGGAGGAGGGCCGGGCGCTGGCCGAGAA GCTGTGGGAGTCCCTGTGCCTGGAGCTGGTGCCGGACCTCTGCTCCCTGCTGATCGGGGACGTGACGCACCACGAGGAGGCGGTGCGCACGGCGGGGGCTGAGGCCCTGTCCAGCGCTGTCAGCCAGTACCGCGGCCAGGCGCCCGCCGTGCTCGGCCAGCTCACCGAGCTCTACCACCAGAAGCTCTAC AGACCCCCTCCTGTTCTGGACGCTCTGGGACGAGTCATTTCAGAAGCCCCGCCCGACCAATGGGAAGCCAG GTGTGGCATTGCCCTGGCCCTGAACAAGCTGTCGCAGTACCTGGATGAGTCCCAGGTCACACCCCTCTTCCTGTTCTTCGTCCCCGACGCGCTGAACGACCGCCACCCCGAGGTGCGGCGCTGCATGCTGGACGCTGCGCTGTCCGCCCTCAACACCCACGGCAAG gacaACGTGAGCTCCCTGCTGCCGGTGTTTGAGGAGTTCCTGAAGAACGCGCCGCAGGACGCCAGCTACGACTCCGTCCGCCAGAGCGTGGTCATTCTCATGGGCTCGCTGGCCAAGCACCTGGACAAGAGCGACCCCAAGGTCAAGCCCATCGTGGGCAAGCTCATCGCCGCCCTGTCCACACCCTCTCAGCAG gtgCAGGAGTCCGTGGCCAGCTGCCTGCCCCCGCTGGTGCCGGCCATTAAGGAGGACGCGGGGGGCATGGTGCAgaacctgctgctgctgctgctggagagcGACAAGTACGCCGAGCGCAAGGGCGCCGCGTACGGCCTGGCCGGCCTGGTGAAGGGCCTGGGCATCCTGGCCCTCAAGCAGCAGGACATCATGAGCACGCTGACCGACGCCATCCAGGACAAGAAGAACTTCCGCCGGAGAGagg GTGCCCTCTTTGCCTTTGAGATGCTGTGCAACATGCTGGGGAAGCTGTTTGAGCCCTATGTGGTCCACGTCTTACCCCACCTGCTGCTCTGCTTCGGGGACGGCAACCAGTATGTCAGAGAG gctGCTGACGACTGTGCCAAGGCCGTGATGAGGAACCTCAGTGCCCACGGGGTGAAGCTGGTGCTGCCCTCTCTGCTGGTGGCTCTGGAGGAAGAATCCTGGAGAACCAAAGCAG gcTCGGTGGAGCTCCTGGGGGCCATGGCGTACTGCGCCCCCAAGCAGCTGTCATCCTGCCTGCCCAGCATCGTCCCCAAGCTGACCGAGGTGCTGACCGACTCCCACGTCAAGGTGCAGAAGGCTGGCCAGCAGGCCCTGCGGCAGATCGGCTCCGTCATCCGCAACCCGGAGATCCTGG CCATTACCCCCATCCTGCTGGACGCCCTCACCGACCCGTCCCGCAAGACGCACCACTGCCTCCAGACGCTGCTGGACACCAAGTTCGTGCACTTCATCGACGCCCCTTCCCTGGCCCTCATCATGCCCATCGTCCAGCGCGCCTTCCAGGACCGCTCCACCGACACCCGCAAGATGGCCGCCCAGATCATCGGCAACATGTACTCGCTCACCGACCAGAAG GACCTGTCTCCCTACCTGCCCAGTGTCATCCCAGGACTCAAAGCCTCCCTGCTGGACCCTGTGCCTGAG GTGCGCACAGTATCTGCTAAAGCCCTGGGCGCCATGGTGAAGGGAATGGGTGAGTCGTGCTTCGAGGACCTGCTGCCCTGGCTGATGGAGACCCTCGCCTCCGAGCAGAGCTCTGTGGATCGTTCCGGCGCTGCTCAAG GCTTGGCCGAGGTGATGGCGGGGCTCGGggtggagaagctggagaagctgATGCCGGACGTGGTGCAGACGGCCAGCAAAGTGGACATCGCCTCCCACGTGCGAGACGGCTACATCATGATGTTCATCTACCTGCCCCTCACCTTCGGGGACAAGTTCACCCCCTATGTGGGCCCGATCATCCCCTGCATTCTCAAG gcTCTGGCGGACGAGAATGAGTATGTTCGGGACACTGCGCTGCGAGCAGGCCAGCGCATCATCAGCATGTACGCTGAGACGGCCATCGCCCTGCTGCTGCCCGAGCTGGAGCAGGGGCTGTTCGACGACCTGTGGAGGATCAG GTTCAGCTCGGTGCAGCTGCTGGGAGACCTGCTCTTCCACATCTCAGGAGTGACCGGTAAGATGACCACAGAGACGGCCTCCGAGGACGACAACTTCGGCACTGCGCAGTCCAACAAG GCCATCATCGGAGCCCTGGGCGCGGAACGGCGGAACCGGGTCCTGTCGGGTCTCTACATGGGCCGCTCCGACACCCAGCTGGTGGTGCGGCAGGCCTCCCTGCACGTGTGGAAGATCGTGGTGTCCAACACGCCCCGCACCCTCCGCGAGATCCTGCCCACCCTCTTCACCCTTCTGTTGGGCTTCCTGGCCTCCACCTGCCCCGACAAGAGAACG ATCGCCGCGCGGACGCTGGGGGACCTGGTGCGCAAACTGGGAGAGAAGATCCTTCCGGAAATCATCCCGATCCTGGAGGAGGGGCTGCGCTCGGACAAGAGCGACGAGAGGCAGGGCGTGTGCATCGGCCTGAGCGAGATCATGAAGTCCACCAGCAAGGACGCG GTGCTGGTGTTCTCGGAGTCTCTGGTGCCCACGGTTCGGAAGGCCCTGTGCGATCCGCTGGAGGAGGTGCGGGAGGCAGCCGCCAAAACGTTCGAGCAGCTGCACGCCACCATCGGCCACCAGGCGCTGGACGATATCCTGCCTGCCCTGCTCCGACAGCtg GAGGATGAGGAGACCGCAGAGTTTGCGCTGGATGGCCTGAAGCAGGTGATGGCGGTGAAGAGCCGGTCTGTGCTGCCTTACCTGGTGCCCAAG CTGACGGCCCCGCCCGTGAACACCCGCGTCCTGGCCTTCCTGTCTGCGGTGGCGGGAGACGCCCTGACGCGCCACCTGGGTGTCATTCTGCCCGCCCTCCTGTCCTCGCTGAAGGACAAGCTTGGCACCGAGGAGGGACAGCAG gagctgtgcagctgcCAGACGGTCATCCTGGCGGTGGACGACGAGGCCGGCCAGCGCATCATCATCGAGGACCTGCTGGAGGCCACGCGGGGACCGGACGCCGGGCTGAGGCAGGCCTCTGTCACCATGCTGAACGCCTACTTCGCCCGCACCCGGCTGGACTACAGCGCCCACACCCGCACGCTGCTCTCCGGCCTCATCCGGCTGCTCAACGACCCCAACCCCGAGGTGCTGCTCCAGAGCTGGGACACCATCAACTCCATCACCAAG AAGCTGGATGCAGGCAGCCAGCTGGCCCTGATCGACGACCTGCACAGAGACATCCGCTCAGCCGGCGCCGAGGCCAAGGGACAGCACCTGCCCGGCTTCTGCCTGCCCAAAAAG GGCGTGACCTGCATCCTGCCGGTGCTCAGAGAGGGCGTGCTGACCGGCAGCCCCGAGCAGAAGGAGGAGGCGGCACGGGCCCTGGGAGGGGTCATCCGCCTCACCTCGCCCGAGGCCCTCAGGCCCTCTGTGGTCAACATCACCGGGCCCCTCATCCGTATCCTGGGAGACCGATTCTCCTGGACCGTCAAGACCGCCCTGCTGGAGACACTCACCCTGCTGCTGGCTAAG GTGGGCATCGCCCTGAAGCCCTTCCTGCCGCAGCTCCAGACCACCTTCCTGAAGGCTCTGCAGGACTCCAGCCGGGCGGTGCGGCTGCGGGCGGCCGAGGCCCTGGGCCAGCTGGTGTCCATCCACAGCAAGGTCGACCCGCTCTTCAGCGAGCAGCTGTCCGCCATTCGCAACGCCGAGGACTCCGGGGTCAG ggaGACCATGCTGCAGGCTTTGCGGTTTGTCATCCAGGGCGCAGGGTCAAAGGTCGATCCAGCCATCCGCAAGAACATCACCACCACGTTGCTCGGCATGCTGGGACACGATGAG GACGCCACACGCATGTCCTCGGCTGGCTGTGTCGGGGAGCTGTGTGCCTTCCTGtctgaggaggagctgaggagtGTATTACTGCAGCATACCCTGG